The proteins below are encoded in one region of Hordeum vulgare subsp. vulgare chromosome 3H, MorexV3_pseudomolecules_assembly, whole genome shotgun sequence:
- the LOC123442407 gene encoding LOW QUALITY PROTEIN: uncharacterized protein LOC123442407 (The sequence of the model RefSeq protein was modified relative to this genomic sequence to represent the inferred CDS: inserted 2 bases in 1 codon; substituted 1 base at 1 genomic stop codon) encodes MKRENAGTGILGWKRSKFEIPILHNSKSHENQRGIILEYIKNTGRKKYWRGATRRSRACXARPTPXGRAWGSWAPCYPSGSHLLLYGGFRLRKNQERAFGKKRRRHEAKLEQNQSRAPTGPSYRGNIPPGGGNHRHRHHQHSSHRRGLISINIFISTISSPNPCTSLVPNLHLATPIGTCKVASSVNYSL; translated from the exons atgaagagggagaatgcgggta ctggaattctgggctggaaaaggagcaagtttgagatacctattctgcacaactccaaaagccatgaaaatcagcgaggaattattttggaatatataaaaaatactgggcggaagaaatactggaggggagccaccaggaggtcacgagcctgctaggcgcgccccacccc tgggcgcgcctggggctcgtgggccccttgtTACCCCTCCGGATCCCATCTTCTACTATATGGAGGATTTCgtctcagaaaaaatcaagagagagctttcgggaagaaacgccgccgccacgaggcgaaacttgagcagaaccaatctagagctccgacagggccgtcctaccggggaaacatccctcccggagggggaaatcatcgccatcgtcatcaccaacactcctctcatcggaggggactcatctccatcaacatcttcatcagcaccatctcatctccaaacccttgtacatctcttgtacccaatctccatctcgcgactccgattggtacttgtaaggttgccagtagtgttaattactccttgtag